A single region of the Pontimicrobium sp. SW4 genome encodes:
- the hisG gene encoding ATP phosphoribosyltransferase, producing MSKLKIAVQKSGRLNEDSMRLLKDIGISIDNGKDQLKASAQNFPLEVFYLRNGDIPQYLRDGVVDVAIIGENVLIEKGNDIEYVEKLGFSKCRVSVAIPKSANYKGIQDLGGKQIATSYPNTVNQFLKKNSINAGLHIINGSVEIAPSIGLADAIVDIVSSGSTLFKNNLKEEEVILKSEAVLAVSPKISDENKKILNKIQFRIQAVLKGRDSKYVLLNAPNDKLQDIIKMLPGMKSPTVLPLAEEGWSSVHTVINKNQFWEIIDELKLKGAQGILVCPIEKMVI from the coding sequence ATGAGTAAATTAAAAATTGCAGTACAAAAATCAGGAAGACTTAACGAAGACTCTATGAGGCTTCTAAAGGATATAGGAATATCTATTGATAATGGTAAAGATCAATTAAAAGCTTCGGCACAAAATTTCCCTTTGGAAGTCTTTTATTTGCGCAATGGTGATATACCTCAGTATTTAAGAGATGGTGTAGTAGATGTAGCGATAATTGGTGAAAACGTACTAATCGAAAAAGGGAATGACATTGAGTATGTAGAAAAACTTGGGTTTTCAAAATGCCGTGTAAGTGTTGCTATTCCTAAGAGTGCAAATTATAAGGGCATTCAGGATTTAGGAGGAAAACAAATAGCAACCTCATATCCAAATACAGTAAATCAATTTTTAAAAAAGAATAGTATTAATGCTGGATTACACATCATTAATGGATCTGTTGAAATAGCACCAAGTATTGGTCTTGCAGATGCTATTGTAGACATTGTATCGAGTGGAAGTACGCTATTTAAAAATAATTTAAAAGAGGAAGAAGTTATTCTTAAATCTGAAGCAGTCTTAGCTGTTTCCCCTAAAATTTCTGATGAAAACAAAAAGATTTTAAATAAAATTCAATTCAGAATTCAAGCTGTTTTAAAAGGGAGAGATTCTAAGTATGTACTATTAAATGCACCAAATGATAAACTCCAAGATATTATAAAGATGCTTCCCGGAATGAAAAGCCCAACAGTGTTACCACTTGCTGAAGAAGGTTGGAGTTCCGTTCACACAGTAATAAACAAAAATCAATTCTGGGAAATTATTGATGAGTTAAAGTTAAAAGGTGCTCAAGGCATTTTAGTTTGTCCAATCGAAAAAATGGTAATATAG
- the lpxD gene encoding UDP-3-O-(3-hydroxymyristoyl)glucosamine N-acyltransferase has product MKFTASQIAGILEGEIVGNPDIEVSKLAKIEEGSAGALTFLANPKYTQFIYDTKASVTIVNKDFEPETKITTTLIKVEDAYKAFSKLLEYYNQVKMNKFGIEQPSFISDSAKYGDAIYVGAFSYIGDNVVIGDNVKIFPGCYVGDNVTIGDNVILFAGAKVYSETVIGNHCVINSGAIIGADGFGFTPNEKGEYSKVPQTGNVILEDYVDIGAATTIDRATLGSTVIRKGVKLDNQIQIAHNVEIGENTVIAAQTGIAGSTKIGKNCQIGGQVGIVGHITIGNNVKVQAQSGIGRNVKDNEVLQGSPALTYGDYNKSYVHFKNLPKIVKGINDLEKKINDSN; this is encoded by the coding sequence GTGAAATTTACCGCATCACAAATAGCAGGCATATTAGAAGGTGAAATTGTTGGAAACCCTGATATAGAAGTTTCTAAGCTTGCAAAAATTGAAGAAGGTTCTGCTGGGGCTTTAACCTTTTTGGCAAACCCAAAATACACCCAGTTTATTTATGACACTAAAGCCTCTGTAACGATTGTAAACAAAGACTTTGAGCCTGAAACCAAAATCACTACAACCTTGATTAAGGTAGAAGATGCTTATAAAGCGTTTTCAAAATTGCTAGAATATTACAATCAGGTAAAAATGAATAAGTTTGGGATAGAACAACCTAGTTTTATCTCAGATTCAGCAAAATATGGAGATGCTATTTATGTAGGAGCTTTTTCATATATAGGTGATAACGTTGTAATTGGAGATAATGTTAAAATTTTTCCTGGATGCTATGTTGGAGACAATGTTACAATTGGTGATAATGTTATTTTGTTTGCTGGAGCCAAGGTTTACTCTGAAACAGTTATTGGTAATCACTGTGTAATTAATTCAGGAGCAATTATCGGAGCAGATGGATTTGGTTTTACACCAAACGAAAAAGGAGAGTATAGTAAAGTGCCCCAAACAGGAAATGTAATATTGGAAGATTATGTAGATATTGGAGCCGCTACAACTATAGATAGAGCCACTTTGGGATCTACAGTTATTAGAAAAGGAGTGAAGCTAGATAACCAAATACAAATAGCGCATAATGTAGAAATAGGTGAAAATACTGTAATAGCTGCGCAAACTGGTATTGCTGGATCAACAAAAATTGGTAAAAATTGCCAAATTGGTGGTCAAGTTGGTATCGTTGGACATATTACTATTGGTAATAATGTAAAAGTTCAGGCGCAATCTGGAATTGGAAGAAATGTTAAAGATAACGAAGTCTTGCAAGGTTCTCCTGCACTTACTTATGGCGACTATAACAAATCTTATGTGCACTTTAAGAATTTACCAAAAATTGTAAAAGGAATAAACGATTTAGAAAAAAAAATAAATGACAGTAATTAG
- a CDS encoding bifunctional UDP-3-O-[3-hydroxymyristoyl] N-acetylglucosamine deacetylase/3-hydroxyacyl-ACP dehydratase, with the protein MTVISTEIKQKTIAKEVSLTGVGLHTGKNVTLTFKPAEANEGYTFKRIDLEGSPVIKADATYVTNTQRGTCLEKNGVTIQTCEHVLAALVGLQIDNVIIELNASEPPIMDGSSKFFVEALETAGAVEQDAYIEEYVVKEVISYIDEESGSEITVIPAPTYQVTTMVDFGTKVLGTQNATLQNISNFKKDISDSRTFSFLHEIEMLLEHGLIKGGDLNNAIVYVDKELSTDTMERLKEAFGKDNISVKPNGILDNLTLHHPNEAARHKLLDVIGDLALIGTRIRGKVIANKPGHFVNTQFAKKMSKIIKIEKRNNVPDIDLNQEPLMDVNQIMNMLPHRQPFLLLDKVFELSKSHVIGTKNVTMNEGFFAGHFPGAPVMPGVLIVEAMAQTGGILVLSTVPDPENYLTFFMKMDNVKFKQKVVPGDTLIFKCSLITPIRRGICHMQGYAYANGKLCAEAELMAQITKVK; encoded by the coding sequence ATGACAGTAATTAGTACAGAAATTAAGCAAAAAACTATAGCTAAAGAAGTTTCGCTTACTGGAGTTGGTCTACATACTGGAAAAAATGTGACGTTAACTTTTAAACCAGCCGAAGCTAACGAAGGCTATACATTTAAGCGAATTGATTTAGAAGGTAGTCCAGTAATTAAAGCCGATGCAACTTATGTAACAAATACGCAAAGAGGTACTTGCTTAGAAAAAAATGGAGTAACCATTCAAACTTGTGAGCATGTATTAGCTGCATTGGTTGGTTTGCAAATTGATAATGTAATTATTGAACTTAATGCTTCAGAGCCTCCAATAATGGATGGTTCATCTAAATTTTTTGTTGAAGCTCTTGAAACTGCAGGAGCAGTTGAGCAAGATGCTTATATTGAAGAATATGTTGTAAAAGAAGTCATCTCATATATAGATGAAGAATCTGGTAGTGAAATAACTGTGATTCCAGCACCTACTTATCAAGTAACTACAATGGTGGATTTTGGAACTAAAGTTCTTGGAACTCAAAATGCGACATTGCAGAATATTTCTAACTTCAAAAAAGATATTTCCGATTCTAGAACATTTAGTTTTTTACATGAAATAGAAATGTTATTAGAACATGGACTGATAAAAGGAGGAGACTTGAATAATGCGATTGTATATGTTGATAAAGAATTATCGACAGATACTATGGAGCGTTTAAAAGAAGCCTTTGGGAAAGACAATATTTCAGTGAAACCCAATGGAATACTTGACAATTTAACATTGCATCATCCTAATGAAGCTGCGAGGCATAAACTATTAGATGTTATTGGTGATTTAGCTTTAATTGGTACTAGAATACGAGGTAAGGTAATAGCTAACAAGCCAGGGCACTTTGTAAATACGCAGTTTGCAAAGAAAATGTCAAAAATTATTAAGATTGAAAAAAGGAATAATGTTCCTGATATTGATCTTAATCAAGAACCACTAATGGATGTTAATCAAATAATGAATATGTTGCCACACAGGCAGCCATTTTTATTACTTGATAAAGTATTCGAATTATCAAAATCTCATGTCATAGGCACAAAAAATGTTACTATGAATGAAGGGTTCTTTGCTGGACATTTTCCTGGAGCACCTGTAATGCCTGGAGTATTGATAGTTGAAGCTATGGCGCAAACAGGAGGCATTCTTGTATTAAGTACAGTACCAGACCCTGAGAATTACTTGACATTTTTCATGAAAATGGATAATGTCAAGTTTAAACAAAAAGTTGTCCCTGGAGATACGCTTATTTTTAAATGCTCGTTGATAACACCAATTAGAAGAGGAATTTGCCACATGCAAGGATATGCTTATGCAAACGGAAAACTTTGCGCTGAAGCTGAATTAATGGCTCAAATCACTAAAGTTAAATAA
- a CDS encoding VWA domain-containing protein — MSGSTIIYIILAGIAALLLALFQYIYKSKKRKLNPVFSFLRFITIFSILLLIINPKFEKVILFNEKPNLVIVVDDSESVKHLEQDKNVNDLLTLIKSNKELNDKFNLDVYSFGSEFQKLDSLSFNQSQTNYTSVFSNLQQIYKQSNSPTVLITDGNQTLGRDFEFSSKQYKQPIFPIILGDTITYSDLKIQQLNVNKYAYLKNKFPVEVIAVYNGNTPVSSTFTIKKGNTTVYSTNLQFSKANNSQTLDITLPSNMVGINSYVASLSPLSTEKNIVNNYKPFALEVIDQKTNVAIVTTISHPDIGGLKKAIESNEQRSVSIVSPSDYANNKDDYQMVILYQPNSKFQSVFESLDADGKNRFIITGINTDWVFLNSIQNVFQQKITAQEESFQAIYNDNFNTFLPGDLVFDNLPPLESEFGNVEFNIPVETLLFKSINSNMIEEPLMATYENVGQRGVLLFGEGIWRWRSQSYLDNNSFNQFDDFIGKIVQYVASNKQRNRLNVNYESFYNGSDNIKITAQFFNKNYEFDAAASLEMVIKNIETDIATVIPFTLQQNNYEVNLDNFPPGDYDFTVRANRGEVAFSGRTRILDYNVEKQFLNANVSKLERIANNSNGTSYFIVDTSLLIDNLTNDSRFVTIQKSNKNVVPLIDFKYLLGLIVLSLGIEWFLRKYNGLI; from the coding sequence TTGTCTGGAAGCACAATAATATATATAATCTTAGCTGGTATTGCAGCGCTTTTATTAGCGCTGTTTCAGTATATATATAAATCTAAAAAGCGAAAATTAAATCCTGTATTTTCATTTTTAAGGTTTATTACAATTTTTAGCATATTACTGCTAATAATTAACCCAAAGTTTGAGAAAGTTATATTATTTAATGAAAAGCCTAATTTAGTTATTGTTGTTGATGATTCCGAATCTGTTAAACATTTAGAACAAGATAAAAATGTAAATGATTTGCTAACTTTAATTAAGAGTAACAAAGAGTTAAATGACAAGTTTAATCTTGATGTCTATAGTTTTGGTTCAGAATTTCAAAAATTAGATTCATTAAGCTTTAATCAATCACAAACAAATTATACCTCTGTATTTAGTAATTTACAGCAAATCTATAAGCAGTCTAATTCGCCAACAGTATTAATTACAGATGGGAATCAAACGCTAGGTAGGGATTTTGAGTTTTCTTCAAAGCAGTATAAACAACCTATATTTCCTATAATCTTAGGTGATACTATAACATATTCCGATTTAAAGATTCAACAACTCAACGTTAATAAATACGCATATTTAAAAAATAAATTTCCAGTTGAAGTTATCGCTGTTTACAATGGGAATACTCCAGTAAGCTCTACATTTACTATCAAAAAAGGCAACACAACAGTATATTCAACTAATTTACAGTTTTCAAAAGCAAATAATTCACAAACATTAGACATTACTTTACCCTCTAACATGGTTGGTATTAATAGCTATGTAGCATCTTTATCTCCGTTGTCTACCGAAAAGAACATTGTAAATAATTATAAACCTTTTGCACTGGAAGTTATCGACCAAAAAACAAATGTAGCTATTGTCACTACTATATCTCATCCTGATATTGGAGGTTTAAAAAAAGCCATTGAAAGTAACGAGCAACGTAGTGTTTCTATAGTCTCTCCATCAGATTATGCAAATAATAAGGATGATTACCAAATGGTCATTCTATATCAACCTAATAGTAAGTTTCAATCAGTTTTTGAATCGTTGGATGCTGATGGAAAGAATAGATTTATCATTACTGGAATAAATACCGATTGGGTCTTTTTAAATAGTATTCAGAATGTTTTCCAACAAAAAATAACAGCTCAAGAGGAAAGTTTTCAAGCCATTTATAATGATAATTTTAATACTTTTTTACCTGGAGATTTGGTTTTTGATAATTTACCGCCATTAGAATCTGAATTTGGAAATGTTGAATTTAATATTCCTGTTGAAACATTATTATTCAAGAGTATAAATAGCAATATGATTGAAGAACCTCTAATGGCAACTTACGAAAATGTTGGTCAAAGAGGGGTGCTACTTTTTGGTGAAGGTATTTGGAGATGGCGTTCACAGAGTTATTTAGATAATAATTCTTTTAATCAGTTTGATGATTTTATTGGAAAAATAGTACAATATGTAGCTTCTAATAAACAACGAAATAGACTTAATGTTAACTACGAATCGTTTTATAACGGTAGTGATAACATTAAAATCACAGCACAATTTTTTAATAAAAATTACGAGTTTGATGCTGCTGCATCCTTAGAAATGGTAATTAAAAATATAGAAACCGATATTGCAACGGTCATTCCATTTACCTTGCAGCAAAACAATTATGAGGTAAACCTAGACAATTTTCCTCCAGGCGATTACGATTTTACAGTAAGAGCTAATAGAGGTGAAGTAGCTTTTTCTGGACGTACTAGAATATTGGATTACAATGTTGAAAAGCAATTTCTAAACGCTAATGTTTCTAAGCTTGAGCGCATTGCAAATAACAGTAATGGAACTAGCTATTTTATTGTAGACACTTCTTTGTTGATAGATAATTTAACAAACGATTCAAGATTTGTAACCATCCAAAAAAGCAATAAAAATGTTGTACCTTTGATAGACTTTAAATACCTCTTAGGACTTATTGTTTTAAGTCTAGGTATAGAGTGGTTTTTAAGGAAATATAACGGACTTATTTAA
- the lpxA gene encoding acyl-ACP--UDP-N-acetylglucosamine O-acyltransferase, which produces MNQPLAYVHPGAKIAKNVVIEPFTTIHNNVVIGEGTWIGSNVTIMEGARIGKNCSIFPGAVISAVPQDLKYDDEDTTVEIGDNVTIRECVTINRGTTDKMKTVIGNNCLIMAYCHIAHDCIVGNNCIFSNNSTLAGHITVGDYVVLAGMTAVHQFCSIGNHAFVTGGSLVRKDVPPFVKAAREPLSYVGINSVGLRRRGFSADKIREIQNIYRILYQQSYNNTQASEIIEAEMEATPERDEILQFIKNSHRGIMKGYFKSN; this is translated from the coding sequence ATGAATCAACCACTTGCATACGTGCATCCTGGAGCAAAAATAGCAAAAAATGTTGTTATTGAACCCTTTACTACTATTCATAATAATGTTGTGATTGGAGAAGGGACTTGGATTGGGTCTAATGTAACTATTATGGAAGGTGCTCGAATTGGGAAAAACTGCAGTATTTTTCCAGGAGCAGTAATTTCTGCAGTCCCTCAAGATTTAAAATATGACGACGAAGATACTACTGTAGAGATTGGAGATAATGTAACCATTAGAGAGTGTGTTACAATAAATAGAGGTACTACAGATAAAATGAAAACAGTTATTGGTAATAATTGCCTTATAATGGCATATTGCCACATCGCTCATGATTGTATTGTTGGTAATAATTGTATTTTTTCAAATAACAGTACTTTAGCAGGCCATATCACTGTTGGTGATTATGTAGTTTTAGCAGGAATGACAGCTGTTCATCAGTTTTGCTCCATAGGTAATCACGCTTTTGTAACTGGGGGATCTTTGGTTAGAAAAGATGTTCCACCATTTGTTAAGGCAGCTAGAGAGCCTTTATCTTATGTAGGAATTAATTCAGTTGGATTACGTCGTCGTGGTTTTTCTGCTGATAAGATTAGAGAAATTCAAAATATATACCGCATATTATATCAACAAAGTTATAATAACACCCAAGCTTCAGAAATTATTGAAGCAGAAATGGAAGCAACTCCTGAACGTGATGAAATTCTACAATTTATAAAGAACTCACATCGTGGAATTATGAAAGGATATTTTAAATCAAATTAA
- a CDS encoding UDP-3-O-(3-hydroxymyristoyl)glucosamine N-acyltransferase encodes MKFPKKYNLKEIAAIIGTKYVGADDFPVLGMNEIHVVTPGDIVFVDHPKYYDKALQSAATIVLINKDVPCPEGKALLISDDPFRDFNKLTQHFKPFQSSNSSIAKSASVGENTIIQPNCFIGNNVVIGKNCIIHSNVSIYDDIIIGNNVTIHSGTVLGANAFYYKNRPDGYDRLLSGGSIIIEDFVDIGAACTIDRGVTADTRIGKGSKLDNQIQIGHDTVIGKKCLIASQTGIAGCVIVEDNVTIWGQVGVKSGIVIAKGTVLYAQSGLGHSTDENKKYFGSPASEAREKFKEMAYIRKIPEILEKLKNK; translated from the coding sequence ATGAAATTCCCAAAGAAATATAACCTTAAAGAAATTGCTGCAATTATTGGCACTAAATATGTTGGTGCAGATGATTTTCCAGTTTTAGGTATGAACGAAATTCATGTCGTCACACCTGGAGACATTGTATTTGTAGATCATCCCAAATATTATGATAAGGCGCTACAGTCGGCAGCAACTATTGTATTAATCAATAAAGATGTACCATGTCCAGAAGGAAAAGCTCTTTTAATATCTGATGATCCTTTTAGAGACTTTAACAAATTAACGCAACATTTCAAACCGTTTCAATCATCCAATAGTTCTATTGCAAAAAGTGCAAGTGTAGGTGAGAATACAATTATTCAACCAAATTGCTTTATTGGTAACAATGTAGTTATTGGTAAAAATTGTATTATACATTCTAATGTTAGTATTTACGATGATATAATTATTGGAAACAATGTAACTATTCATTCAGGAACAGTTTTAGGAGCCAATGCCTTTTATTACAAAAACAGACCCGATGGTTATGATAGGTTATTGTCTGGAGGAAGTATTATTATTGAAGATTTTGTTGATATTGGAGCAGCTTGTACTATAGATCGAGGCGTAACTGCCGATACAAGGATAGGGAAGGGTTCTAAACTTGATAATCAAATACAAATTGGACATGACACAGTTATTGGTAAAAAATGCTTAATAGCTTCTCAAACAGGCATTGCTGGTTGTGTTATTGTAGAAGATAATGTGACTATTTGGGGTCAAGTTGGAGTGAAAAGTGGAATTGTTATAGCAAAAGGAACTGTTTTATATGCGCAATCTGGATTAGGACATTCTACAGATGAGAATAAGAAATATTTTGGTTCTCCAGCATCTGAAGCTAGGGAGAAATTTAAAGAAATGGCTTATATTAGAAAGATCCCTGAGATTCTCGAAAAACTTAAAAATAAGTAA
- the efp gene encoding elongation factor P — MASTSDIRNGLCIKYNHDIYKIIEFLHVKPGKGPAFVRTKLKSVTTGKVLDNTFSAGHKIDDVRVETHKFQFLYHDGEFYHFMNEADYTQIRLLEAALDRPELMKEGEVVTILINTEDNMPLSVEMPASVILEVTATEPGIKGNTATNATKPATVETGATVNVPLFINEGDKIKIETDKGTYKERIKE, encoded by the coding sequence ATGGCAAGTACTTCAGATATTAGAAACGGATTATGTATTAAATACAATCACGATATATATAAAATTATAGAATTTTTACACGTTAAACCTGGGAAAGGACCTGCGTTTGTTAGAACAAAACTTAAAAGTGTTACTACTGGAAAGGTTTTAGACAATACGTTTTCTGCTGGTCATAAAATAGATGATGTAAGAGTCGAGACACATAAATTTCAATTTTTGTATCATGATGGTGAATTTTATCACTTTATGAACGAGGCAGATTACACCCAAATTAGATTGTTGGAAGCTGCTTTAGATCGTCCAGAGCTTATGAAAGAAGGTGAAGTAGTAACTATTCTCATTAACACTGAAGACAACATGCCACTATCTGTAGAAATGCCTGCAAGTGTGATATTAGAAGTAACCGCGACTGAACCTGGTATTAAAGGAAATACAGCAACAAACGCTACTAAACCTGCTACAGTTGAAACAGGAGCAACTGTTAATGTACCTTTATTTATTAATGAAGGAGATAAAATTAAGATAGAAACAGATAAAGGGACTTATAAAGAACGTATTAAGGAGTAA
- a CDS encoding prohibitin family protein, with protein sequence MEKLPKIGLPIIIGLIVLIIFLAKSAVTIDSGEAGVLFKTFGEGVVVDEPPMGEGFHIVAPWNKVFVYEVRQQELFEKMKVLSSNGLEIQIDASAWYEPVYNDLGNLHQSLGQGYLQRVIQPAIRSAARSVVGRYTPEQLYSSKRDAIQDEIYEETKKILEKQYVQLNEVLVRDVTLPNTIKDAIERKLKQEQESLEYEFRLVTAAKEAEKVIIEAQGKADANRILSASLTDKILQDKGIEATIKLAESPNSKVIVIGSGDSGMPIILGNN encoded by the coding sequence ATGGAAAAATTACCAAAGATTGGTTTGCCAATCATTATCGGACTTATTGTCCTTATCATCTTTCTTGCAAAATCAGCTGTAACTATAGATTCTGGTGAAGCTGGAGTCTTGTTTAAGACCTTTGGAGAAGGTGTTGTTGTAGATGAGCCACCAATGGGCGAAGGATTTCATATTGTAGCACCTTGGAATAAAGTATTTGTTTATGAAGTTCGTCAACAAGAACTATTTGAAAAAATGAAAGTGCTTTCTTCAAACGGATTAGAAATACAAATTGATGCCTCAGCGTGGTATGAACCTGTTTACAATGACTTAGGAAATTTGCATCAATCTCTTGGCCAAGGTTATTTACAACGAGTTATACAGCCAGCAATTCGTAGTGCTGCACGTAGTGTTGTTGGTCGTTATACTCCAGAACAACTATATTCTAGCAAGCGTGATGCAATTCAAGATGAAATTTATGAAGAAACTAAGAAAATTCTTGAAAAACAATATGTTCAATTAAATGAAGTATTAGTTAGAGACGTGACTTTACCAAATACGATTAAAGATGCCATCGAGCGTAAATTAAAGCAAGAACAAGAATCTTTAGAGTATGAATTTAGATTAGTTACTGCTGCAAAAGAAGCTGAGAAAGTAATTATTGAAGCTCAAGGTAAGGCAGATGCAAACCGAATTTTAAGTGCATCATTAACTGATAAAATCCTTCAAGACAAAGGTATTGAAGCTACTATTAAGTTAGCAGAATCACCAAATAGTAAGGTAATTGTTATTGGCTCTGGAGATAGTGGAATGCCAATAATTTTAGGGAATAATTAA
- the sucD gene encoding succinate--CoA ligase subunit alpha: protein MSVLVNKDSKIIVQGFTGSEGTFHASQMIEYGTNVVGGVTPGKGGQTHLDKPVFNTVEEAVKEVQADTTIIFVPPAFAADAIMEAADAGIKVIITITEGIPVADMIKASDYIKNRDCRLVGPNCPGVITPEEAKVGIMPGFVFKKGNVGIVSKSGTLTYEAADQVVKQGLGITTAIGIGGDPIIGTTTKEAVEMLINDPETECVVMIGEIGGQLEGDAAQWYKESGSKKPVVGFIAGETAPVGRTMGHAGAIVGGSDDTAQAKKRIMRDCGIHVVDSPAEIGKKVAEVMA, encoded by the coding sequence ATGAGCGTATTAGTAAATAAAGATTCAAAAATTATTGTTCAAGGATTTACAGGAAGTGAAGGAACTTTTCACGCTTCGCAAATGATTGAATATGGAACAAATGTTGTTGGAGGTGTTACACCTGGAAAAGGTGGTCAAACCCATTTGGACAAGCCTGTATTTAATACTGTAGAGGAAGCTGTAAAAGAAGTTCAAGCCGATACAACAATTATTTTTGTTCCTCCAGCTTTTGCAGCCGATGCCATTATGGAAGCTGCAGATGCAGGTATTAAAGTTATTATTACGATTACTGAAGGAATTCCAGTTGCTGACATGATAAAAGCATCTGATTATATAAAGAATAGAGATTGTCGCTTAGTTGGCCCTAATTGTCCAGGAGTTATTACTCCAGAAGAAGCAAAAGTAGGAATTATGCCTGGGTTTGTTTTCAAAAAAGGAAATGTAGGTATAGTTTCTAAATCTGGAACTTTGACTTATGAAGCTGCAGACCAAGTTGTAAAACAAGGTTTAGGTATTACAACAGCTATAGGTATTGGTGGAGACCCTATTATTGGAACAACTACTAAAGAAGCTGTTGAGATGTTAATTAACGACCCAGAAACTGAATGTGTGGTTATGATAGGGGAAATAGGAGGACAATTAGAAGGTGACGCTGCGCAATGGTATAAAGAAAGCGGTAGTAAAAAGCCTGTTGTTGGTTTTATTGCTGGAGAAACTGCACCTGTAGGACGTACAATGGGTCATGCTGGAGCAATAGTAGGAGGAAGTGATGATACAGCGCAAGCTAAAAAACGCATTATGAGAGACTGTGGAATACATGTGGTTGATTCTCCTGCTGAAATAGGTAAAAAAGTAGCCGAAGTAATGGCTTAA
- the fabG gene encoding 3-oxoacyl-[acyl-carrier-protein] reductase, which translates to MKLLEGKTAIITGASRGIGRGIAQVFAEQGANVAFTYSSSVEAAHELEKELNALGVKAKGYKSNAASFNESQELADEVLKEFGSIDILVNNAGITKDNLLMRMGEEDFDKVIEVNLKSVFNMTKAVQRTMLKQRKGSIINMSSVVGVKGNAGQTNYAASKAGIIGFSKSVALELGSRNIRSNVIAPGFIETEMTAKLDEETVNGWRAAIPLKRGGTPEDIANACVFLASDLSAYVTGQTLNVDGGMLT; encoded by the coding sequence ATGAAATTATTAGAAGGTAAAACAGCAATTATTACTGGAGCAAGTAGAGGAATAGGGAGAGGAATTGCACAAGTATTTGCAGAACAAGGTGCTAATGTAGCATTTACATATAGTTCATCAGTTGAAGCTGCACACGAATTAGAAAAGGAATTAAATGCATTAGGAGTAAAGGCTAAAGGATATAAAAGTAATGCAGCTAGTTTTAATGAATCTCAAGAATTGGCTGATGAAGTTCTTAAAGAATTTGGAAGCATTGATATTTTGGTTAATAACGCAGGAATTACCAAAGACAATTTACTAATGAGAATGGGTGAGGAAGATTTTGATAAAGTAATAGAAGTCAACCTAAAATCTGTATTCAATATGACGAAAGCGGTACAGCGTACCATGCTAAAACAGCGTAAAGGATCAATCATAAATATGAGTTCTGTAGTTGGTGTAAAAGGTAATGCAGGTCAAACTAATTATGCTGCTTCCAAAGCTGGAATTATTGGATTCTCTAAGTCAGTCGCATTAGAATTAGGCTCTAGAAACATTAGAAGTAATGTGATAGCTCCTGGATTTATAGAAACCGAAATGACAGCTAAATTAGACGAAGAAACCGTCAACGGTTGGCGTGCAGCAATTCCTTTAAAGCGTGGAGGAACTCCTGAAGATATTGCTAATGCTTGTGTGTTTTTAGCGAGTGATTTATCAGCTTATGTCACAGGGCAAACACTAAATGTTGATGGAGGAATGCTTACTTAA